In Pirellulales bacterium, the following proteins share a genomic window:
- a CDS encoding DUF5947 family protein has translation MSLNASTSGLAALRRFARPAPITNEKCELCSAAIAAEHGHLVERANGRVLCVCEPCAILFGNQVAQKYCRVPRTIARLAGFAMDDAQWNNLGIPIGLAFLFHSSVEGGIVAVYPCPVGPMRSQPSAEAWADVVACNPSLATLEHDTEALLIHRIHPARAYFRAPLDECYKLVGLVRSRWRGVSGGTEVWETIADYFQALHRRASTDA, from the coding sequence ATGTCCCTCAATGCTTCGACCAGCGGCCTGGCCGCTTTGCGACGATTTGCCAGACCCGCGCCGATTACGAACGAGAAGTGCGAACTGTGCAGCGCCGCCATTGCGGCCGAGCACGGGCATCTTGTCGAGCGGGCCAACGGCCGCGTGCTATGCGTGTGCGAGCCGTGCGCGATCCTGTTTGGCAACCAGGTCGCGCAGAAGTATTGCCGGGTGCCGCGCACGATCGCGCGACTCGCGGGTTTTGCGATGGACGATGCCCAATGGAATAACCTGGGCATTCCCATCGGGTTGGCGTTCTTGTTTCATTCGTCGGTCGAAGGGGGCATCGTGGCCGTTTACCCTTGCCCGGTCGGGCCCATGCGTTCGCAACCCTCTGCCGAGGCGTGGGCCGATGTGGTGGCGTGCAATCCGTCGCTGGCCACACTCGAACATGATACCGAAGCGCTGCTGATTCATCGCATCCATCCCGCGCGCGCGTATTTTCGTGCACCCCTCGACGAGTGCTACAAGCTGGTGGGACTGGTGCGCTCGCGGTGGCGCGGCGTTAGCGGCGGCACGGAAGTGTGGGAAACGATTGCCGATTACTTCCAGGCGCTTCACCGGCGTGCGAGTACCGATGCCTGA
- a CDS encoding nickel-dependent hydrogenase large subunit: MATTTERQGDTKRRNLVEMSWDPITRIVGSLGIFTKIDFDNREVVECHATSSIFRGYSIFMKGKDPRDAHFITSRICGICGDNHATCSVYAQNMAYGIRPPDIAEWIVNLGEAAEYMFDHNIFQDNLVGVDFCEQMVKETNPSVLQRAENTPSPNGDLHGFKTIADIMRALNPFTGVFYREALQMSRMTREMFCLMEGRHVHPSTIYPGGVGTVPSIQLFSEYLVRLMKYVEFMKKVVPLHDDLFDFFYEALPGYEKVGERRILLGCWGSFQDPKICDYTYKNMEKWGNAMYVTPGVVVDGQLVTTSLVDINLGLRILLGSSFYDDWQQSGETFVPNDPLGNPVDKRHPWNQTTIPRPQKRNFQDKYTWVMSPRWFDKRTNDYLALDTGGGPIARLWATALANKVDVGYVQATGKSVKIRLPKTAMLPEKEFEWKIPRWSNALERDRARTYFQAYAAAMALYFVERALEEIHKGHNKTFTEFTVPDEAIGCGFHEAVRGVLSHHLVIRDKKIANYHPYPPTPWNGSPRDCYGTPGPYEDAVQGTPIFEENGPDNFKGIDIMRAVRSFDPCLPCGVHMYSGQGKLLNEVRHVPMLGVQTH, encoded by the coding sequence ATGGCAACTACCACCGAGCGGCAGGGCGATACCAAACGCCGTAACCTCGTCGAGATGTCGTGGGATCCGATTACGCGCATCGTGGGTAGCCTGGGCATTTTTACCAAGATCGATTTCGATAATCGCGAGGTGGTGGAATGCCATGCCACGAGCTCGATCTTTCGTGGCTACAGCATCTTCATGAAAGGGAAAGACCCGCGCGACGCCCATTTCATCACCAGCCGGATCTGCGGCATTTGCGGTGACAATCACGCCACCTGCTCGGTCTACGCCCAGAACATGGCTTATGGAATTCGCCCGCCCGATATTGCCGAATGGATCGTGAATCTGGGCGAGGCCGCGGAGTATATGTTCGACCACAACATCTTCCAGGACAACCTGGTGGGTGTCGACTTCTGCGAACAGATGGTCAAAGAGACGAACCCTAGCGTGCTACAACGCGCGGAGAACACGCCTTCGCCCAATGGCGACCTGCACGGATTCAAGACAATTGCCGACATCATGCGCGCCTTGAATCCGTTCACGGGGGTCTTCTACCGCGAGGCATTGCAGATGAGCCGCATGACCCGCGAGATGTTCTGCCTGATGGAAGGGCGGCACGTGCATCCTTCGACGATCTATCCCGGTGGCGTGGGAACGGTGCCGTCGATCCAACTGTTTTCGGAATACCTGGTGCGGTTGATGAAGTATGTCGAGTTCATGAAGAAAGTCGTCCCATTGCACGACGATCTGTTCGACTTCTTCTACGAAGCGCTACCGGGTTATGAGAAGGTCGGCGAGCGACGTATCCTGCTCGGCTGTTGGGGATCTTTCCAGGATCCCAAGATCTGCGACTACACGTACAAGAACATGGAAAAATGGGGCAACGCCATGTACGTCACGCCGGGCGTCGTTGTCGATGGCCAACTGGTCACCACGAGCCTGGTTGATATCAACCTGGGGCTGCGCATCTTGCTGGGCAGCTCGTTCTATGACGACTGGCAGCAAAGCGGCGAAACCTTCGTACCCAATGACCCGCTAGGGAATCCGGTCGACAAGCGGCATCCTTGGAATCAGACCACGATTCCGCGTCCCCAAAAACGCAATTTCCAGGACAAGTACACGTGGGTGATGTCGCCGCGTTGGTTCGATAAGCGGACTAACGATTATCTGGCGCTCGACACCGGTGGCGGACCGATTGCCCGGCTGTGGGCGACGGCCTTGGCGAACAAGGTCGACGTCGGTTACGTGCAAGCAACTGGCAAGAGCGTCAAGATTCGCCTGCCGAAGACGGCCATGCTGCCTGAGAAGGAATTCGAATGGAAGATACCGCGCTGGAGCAATGCGCTCGAGCGTGATCGGGCGAGAACGTACTTTCAGGCTTATGCGGCCGCGATGGCACTCTACTTCGTCGAACGCGCTCTTGAGGAAATCCATAAGGGACACAACAAGACGTTTACCGAATTTACCGTGCCGGACGAAGCGATCGGTTGCGGCTTCCATGAAGCGGTGCGCGGCGTGCTCTCGCACCACTTGGTGATTCGCGACAAGAAGATAGCGAACTATCATCCGTACCCCCCCACGCCCTGGAACGGCAGCCCACGCGATTGTTACGGGACGCCCGGGCCTTATGAGGACGCGGTGCAGGGGACGCCGATCTTCGAAGAAAACGGTCCCGACAATTTCAAGGGGATCGACATCATGCGTGCCGTCCGCAGCTTCGATCCTTGCCTCCCCTGCGGGGTACACATGTACTCGGGCCAGGGGAAGTTGCTGAACGAGGTTCGTCACGTACCAATGCTGGGGGTGCAAACTCATTGA
- a CDS encoding DUF6084 family protein — MPDLSFQIESVQPAQFAAVPQLLFQLRIRDGETAAMATVQSLSLNVQIRIEPTRRGYQGVDAPGLRDLFGDPLRWGATMRSLLWTHVTCVVPAFTGETIFDLSIPCSFDFNVAATKYFASLEAGDIPLCFLFSGTMFYQSARGLQAGQISWEKEAVFRLPAETWHELMRRHFPDAVWLNIPRDLFAELQEFKNRQGLPSWDQALARLLTQADRNEVRT; from the coding sequence ATGCCTGACCTTTCCTTTCAAATTGAATCCGTGCAACCGGCGCAATTCGCGGCGGTGCCGCAACTGCTGTTTCAGTTGCGCATTCGCGATGGCGAAACAGCGGCGATGGCAACCGTGCAATCCCTATCCCTCAACGTGCAGATTCGCATCGAGCCGACGCGGCGTGGTTACCAAGGTGTCGATGCCCCGGGCCTGCGTGATTTGTTTGGCGATCCACTGCGTTGGGGAGCCACGATGCGCAGCCTACTGTGGACGCATGTCACATGTGTGGTGCCCGCCTTCACGGGCGAGACAATATTCGACCTGTCGATTCCCTGCAGCTTCGATTTCAATGTCGCTGCCACGAAATACTTCGCTTCGCTCGAGGCGGGCGACATTCCGTTGTGCTTCCTGTTCAGTGGAACGATGTTCTACCAGAGTGCGCGTGGGCTGCAGGCGGGCCAGATCTCTTGGGAGAAAGAAGCTGTGTTTCGTCTGCCGGCCGAGACCTGGCACGAGTTGATGCGACGCCATTTTCCCGATGCCGTGTGGCTGAACATCCCGCGAGACTTGTTTGCAGAATTGCAGGAATTCAAGAATCGGCAGGGGCTGCCATCCTGGGATCAGGCACTCGCGCGGCTCTTGACCCAAGCGGATCGGAACGAAGTTCGGACTTAG
- a CDS encoding NifU family protein: protein MTDQPKLADSIERIDQLIDEIESVADPAAQSQMRELVQCILDYHGAAVGRMMQLLQNTPGETATTVERLAGDELVASLLLLHGCHPEDFAERVSQALSRVRPMLAAHGGDVELLRIADGVVQLRLLGNCHGCPSSTATMRAHVEQAIYELAPETVGLEVEGAIPAAAAAPAGFVPLEQLSWQ, encoded by the coding sequence ATGACCGACCAGCCTAAGTTGGCCGACTCGATTGAGCGCATCGATCAGCTCATCGACGAGATTGAGAGCGTCGCGGATCCTGCGGCACAGAGCCAAATGCGCGAGCTCGTACAATGTATTCTCGATTACCACGGCGCGGCCGTGGGACGCATGATGCAATTGCTGCAGAATACGCCTGGCGAGACGGCGACGACTGTCGAGCGGTTGGCCGGCGACGAATTGGTAGCGAGCCTGCTCTTGTTGCACGGCTGCCATCCCGAGGATTTCGCAGAGCGCGTGTCTCAAGCGCTGTCGCGCGTGCGGCCGATGCTGGCCGCGCACGGAGGTGACGTAGAACTGTTGCGAATTGCCGACGGCGTCGTGCAGTTAAGACTGTTAGGCAATTGCCACGGCTGTCCGTCTTCGACGGCGACCATGAGGGCACACGTTGAGCAAGCGATTTACGAGCTGGCCCCGGAAACTGTCGGCCTCGAAGTCGAAGGGGCAATCCCGGCCGCTGCCGCGGCGCCGGCCGGATTCGTACCTCTTGAGCAGCTCTCTTGGCAGTGA